One window of the Staphylococcus equorum genome contains the following:
- a CDS encoding ZIP family metal transporter, with amino-acid sequence MSEFFQNLPPYIQALIAGLITWLLTALGAASVFIFKRVNDKLLNSMQGFAAGIMIAASFWSLLQPAIAYGEGTAFPWLPAAIGFLLGGLFIRGLDLVIPHIHPNTKDTNQFHEGVGTKKLNKNTLLVLAITLHNIPEGLSIGVAFGGIVSGNGQATFLGAVGLAIGIGIQNIPEGAALSMPIRAAGASRWKAFNYGQASAIVEPIFAVVGAAAVIMITPMLPYALAFAAGAMIFVVVEELIPDSQASNNTDLATLSLMLGFTIMMILDVALG; translated from the coding sequence ATGTCGGAATTTTTCCAAAACTTACCTCCTTACATCCAAGCATTAATAGCTGGTCTTATCACATGGCTACTTACTGCATTAGGAGCAGCATCGGTATTTATTTTCAAAAGAGTTAACGATAAGTTATTGAACTCAATGCAAGGTTTTGCTGCAGGCATTATGATTGCTGCAAGCTTTTGGTCATTATTACAGCCAGCCATTGCTTATGGTGAAGGCACAGCTTTCCCATGGTTACCTGCTGCTATTGGTTTTTTATTGGGTGGATTATTTATTCGTGGATTAGATTTAGTTATTCCTCATATACATCCAAATACCAAAGACACTAATCAATTTCATGAAGGTGTAGGTACTAAAAAACTCAACAAAAACACATTACTTGTATTGGCAATTACGTTACACAATATTCCAGAAGGTCTTTCTATAGGTGTAGCCTTTGGTGGTATTGTTTCTGGTAATGGCCAAGCAACATTTTTAGGCGCTGTTGGATTAGCCATCGGTATCGGGATACAGAATATTCCAGAAGGTGCAGCATTGTCAATGCCAATACGCGCTGCAGGTGCATCAAGATGGAAAGCTTTTAATTATGGACAAGCATCAGCCATCGTCGAGCCTATATTTGCTGTAGTCGGTGCTGCTGCGGTGATAATGATCACCCCTATGTTGCCATATGCTTTAGCATTTGCTGCAGGTGCAATGATATTCGTTGTGGTTGAAGAACTTATACCAGATTCTCAAGCAAGTAATAATACAGACCTTGCAACGTTAAGTCTAATGTTAGGATTCACAATCATGATGATACTTGATGTCGCACTTGGATAA
- the ltaS gene encoding polyglycerol-phosphate lipoteichoic acid synthase LtaS has protein sequence MSLHKKKLTLFAFFILTVLTVAFKTYFSYYVDFSLGVKGLVQNLILLMNPYSLIALVLSIFLFFKGKKAFWFIFIGGFVLTFLLYANVVYFRFFSDFITFSTLNQVGNVDSMGGAVTASFKWYDFVYFIDTIIYLFILIFKQKWLDKRVFSKKFVPVVMAAAIALFFLNLAFAESDRPELLTRTFDHKYLVKYLGPYNFTVYDGVKTIQNNQQKALANEDDLTKVLNYSKQKRVEPNQEYFGAGKKKNVIKIHLESFQTFLIDKKVNGEEVTPFLNKLSSGNAGYRYYPNFFHQTGQGKTSDSEFTMDNSLYGLPQGSAFSLKGDNTYQALPAILDQKQGYTSSVMHGDYKTFWNRDQVYRHFGIDKFYDATYYDMSEENLENLGLKDKEFFDKSADYLAKEKEPFYSHLITLTNHYPFTVSPEDATIESPNTGDSTVDGYVQTARYLDESLEEFVNELKEKGLYEDSVIMIYGDHYGISENHNKAMEKLLGEEITPAKFTDLNRTGFWLKIPGKEGAVDETYAGQADVMPTLLHLMGIDTKNYLMMGTDMLSKEHNNTVPFRNGDFITKDYKYVNGRIYDNKTNEPVTEKPKDFEKRKQQAEKDLQMSDDLINGDLLRFYDNPDFEKVKPSEYEYKPGPKGKEKK, from the coding sequence ATGAGTCTACACAAAAAGAAATTAACTCTTTTTGCGTTTTTTATTCTGACCGTGCTTACTGTCGCATTTAAAACGTATTTTTCATATTATGTTGATTTTTCTTTAGGTGTTAAAGGGTTAGTACAAAACCTAATCCTATTAATGAATCCATACAGTTTAATCGCTTTAGTATTAAGTATTTTCTTATTCTTTAAAGGGAAGAAAGCATTCTGGTTCATCTTTATTGGTGGCTTTGTTTTAACTTTCCTACTATACGCGAACGTTGTTTACTTCAGATTCTTCTCTGATTTTATAACGTTTAGTACATTGAACCAAGTTGGAAATGTTGATTCAATGGGCGGCGCAGTGACAGCTTCATTTAAATGGTATGACTTTGTATACTTTATTGATACAATCATTTACCTTTTTATCTTGATATTTAAACAAAAATGGTTAGATAAACGTGTATTCAGTAAAAAGTTTGTGCCAGTAGTTATGGCAGCTGCAATTGCCTTATTCTTCCTGAATTTAGCTTTTGCTGAATCAGATCGTCCTGAATTATTAACACGTACATTCGATCACAAATATTTAGTGAAATATTTAGGACCGTATAATTTCACTGTTTATGATGGTGTGAAAACAATTCAAAATAACCAACAAAAAGCTTTAGCTAATGAAGATGACTTAACTAAAGTATTAAATTATTCGAAACAAAAACGAGTTGAACCGAACCAAGAGTATTTTGGTGCAGGTAAAAAGAAAAATGTTATAAAAATACACTTAGAAAGTTTCCAAACTTTCTTAATTGATAAAAAAGTCAACGGAGAAGAAGTAACACCATTCTTAAACAAATTATCATCAGGGAATGCAGGTTATAGATATTATCCAAACTTCTTCCATCAAACGGGTCAAGGTAAAACATCAGACTCAGAGTTTACAATGGATAATAGTTTGTATGGTTTACCTCAAGGTTCAGCCTTTTCATTGAAAGGTGATAACACTTACCAAGCATTACCAGCAATTCTTGATCAAAAACAAGGTTATACATCTAGTGTAATGCATGGTGATTACAAAACGTTCTGGAACCGTGATCAAGTGTATAGACACTTTGGTATAGATAAATTCTATGATGCGACCTATTATGATATGTCTGAAGAAAATCTTGAAAACCTAGGTCTTAAAGATAAAGAGTTCTTTGATAAGTCAGCAGATTACTTAGCTAAAGAAAAAGAACCATTCTACAGTCATTTAATTACATTAACAAACCATTATCCATTTACTGTATCACCAGAGGATGCAACAATAGAATCACCAAATACTGGAGATTCAACGGTAGATGGCTATGTTCAAACAGCTAGATATCTAGATGAATCGTTAGAAGAATTTGTTAATGAATTGAAAGAAAAAGGTCTTTATGAAGATTCCGTTATAATGATTTACGGTGACCACTATGGTATTTCTGAAAACCATAATAAAGCTATGGAGAAATTATTAGGTGAAGAAATTACACCTGCTAAATTTACTGACTTAAACCGTACAGGCTTCTGGCTGAAAATACCAGGTAAGGAAGGTGCAGTAGATGAAACGTATGCTGGTCAAGCAGACGTTATGCCAACACTGCTTCATTTAATGGGTATTGATACTAAGAATTACCTAATGATGGGTACAGACATGTTATCGAAAGAACATAACAACACAGTGCCATTCAGAAATGGTGACTTTATAACGAAAGATTATAAATATGTTAATGGTAGAATTTATGATAATAAGACGAATGAACCAGTAACAGAAAAACCTAAAGATTTTGAAAAACGTAAACAACAGGCTGAAAAAGATCTACAAATGAGTGACGATTTGATTAATGGTGACTTATTGAGATTCTATGACAATCCAGATTTCGAAAAAGTGAAACCTTCTGAGTACGAATATAAGCCAGGTCCAAAAGGAAAAGAGAAAAAATAA
- a CDS encoding biotin-dependent carboxyltransferase family protein, translated as MSIIIEGEGLFSSFQDFGRKGYEHNGVIPGGALDPLSHEIANRLVANDKREATLEMTNRMASIRFTESTLIALSGGSFKAKTEHMKVLPNKLYLMEKGDVLVFTETNRTSRVYLAIGGGFELDEWLGSTSTDFKVKIGGFHGRKLQKGDEINMKRDYTERHLKLFENLEEKHQTDWGIDGYALSFNYMSDVFHVIKNKGTEDFEQEALSHFTLGEYKVTSKANRVGMYVEGQPVKAFYEDMPAHQSVQIGTIQVKRDGTPIILLNDHYTIGSYPQIGTIASYHLTKLGQKHQGTKLKFQFIDIETAEKNLIKYTNWLNQLFHGIEYRMQLEMLK; from the coding sequence ATGTCAATCATAATAGAAGGTGAAGGATTATTCTCAAGTTTCCAAGATTTTGGTCGTAAAGGCTATGAGCACAACGGTGTTATTCCTGGTGGCGCACTAGATCCATTATCTCATGAAATAGCGAACAGACTCGTTGCAAATGATAAGCGTGAAGCTACGTTAGAGATGACAAATAGAATGGCGAGCATTCGCTTTACTGAATCGACATTGATTGCGTTAAGCGGTGGTAGTTTTAAAGCTAAAACAGAGCATATGAAAGTATTACCAAATAAATTATACTTAATGGAAAAAGGTGACGTACTTGTATTTACAGAGACAAATCGCACTTCTAGAGTATATTTAGCAATCGGTGGTGGTTTCGAATTAGATGAATGGTTAGGCTCAACCTCCACCGACTTCAAAGTCAAAATTGGCGGTTTTCATGGACGTAAATTGCAAAAAGGTGACGAAATTAATATGAAACGCGACTATACTGAACGTCACCTTAAATTGTTTGAAAATCTAGAAGAAAAACATCAAACAGACTGGGGTATTGATGGTTATGCACTTTCCTTTAACTATATGTCCGATGTTTTTCATGTCATTAAAAATAAAGGGACAGAAGACTTCGAACAAGAAGCGTTAAGTCACTTTACGCTTGGAGAATATAAAGTCACGAGTAAAGCAAATAGAGTCGGGATGTATGTAGAAGGACAGCCCGTGAAGGCTTTTTATGAAGATATGCCGGCACATCAGTCTGTTCAAATAGGCACGATACAAGTTAAAAGAGATGGCACACCGATTATTTTACTCAATGACCATTATACAATAGGCAGTTACCCACAAATTGGGACAATAGCGAGTTATCATTTAACTAAGTTGGGTCAAAAGCATCAAGGTACAAAATTAAAGTTCCAATTTATAGATATTGAAACTGCAGAAAAGAATTTAATTAAATATACGAATTGGTTAAACCAATTGTTTCATGGTATTGAATATAGAATGCAGTTAGAGATGTTGAAATAA
- the pxpB gene encoding 5-oxoprolinase subunit PxpB: MKIYSQGDQAIVVSIEKEVSKDLTEDLLALKTYLLEKDYPFITEIVPTESDMMICYDARDMIKHYNIKSPFLYMNALMQTVQLEIKHEEQTIEPMEIPVVYGGEFGPDLAALLTHYKLDFDKFVKLHTKHTYFVSMMGFTPGFPYLTGMDKRLFVNHTGGKKTFIPAGSVIIEGKKTGITTIDTYGDWLVIGYTPIRLFDPELADFTKLKLGDNVKFKAITEETLDLGGFEPCQS; this comes from the coding sequence ATGAAAATATATAGCCAGGGAGACCAAGCAATTGTAGTTTCTATTGAAAAAGAAGTCTCTAAGGATTTAACAGAAGATTTATTAGCATTAAAAACGTATTTATTAGAAAAAGATTATCCTTTTATAACCGAAATTGTACCTACTGAATCAGATATGATGATTTGTTATGATGCGCGAGACATGATCAAACACTACAATATTAAATCACCATTTTTATATATGAACGCATTAATGCAAACCGTACAATTAGAGATTAAACACGAAGAGCAAACGATTGAACCGATGGAAATTCCAGTTGTTTATGGTGGAGAATTTGGGCCTGATTTAGCGGCTTTATTAACGCATTACAAATTAGATTTTGATAAATTTGTGAAGCTACATACGAAACATACGTATTTTGTCTCAATGATGGGTTTTACACCTGGATTCCCTTATCTTACCGGAATGGATAAGCGTTTATTTGTTAATCACACAGGTGGCAAAAAAACATTTATTCCAGCAGGTTCTGTCATAATAGAAGGGAAAAAGACAGGTATTACTACAATAGATACTTATGGCGATTGGTTAGTCATTGGCTATACACCTATTCGTTTGTTTGACCCAGAACTAGCAGATTTTACTAAGCTAAAATTAGGCGATAATGTTAAATTTAAAGCAATAACAGAAGAAACGCTGGATCTAGGAGGCTTCGAACCATGTCAATCATAA
- a CDS encoding aminotransferase class IV, with protein MQLFETMRLEEGKFPRLPYHKKRIKQSAEQLKFNLDEVKWNQLIEMLMNDYPTGAYRIKILLDQDGSLDYVVATLSDKNKFTAKLVPLPDNVNKPELINKTTIRKHLSHNHQTDLVLLYDSNGKILEFDIGNIMIKEDECYYTPLYNEDFLRGCMRQSLIDDGKLSQKNYDINDFKDKILKNQIQVFLINSLREVAEVEIYL; from the coding sequence ATGCAGTTATTTGAAACGATGCGTTTGGAAGAAGGAAAGTTTCCGCGCCTGCCTTATCATAAAAAAAGAATAAAACAGTCTGCTGAGCAACTTAAATTTAACTTGGATGAAGTGAAATGGAATCAGTTAATCGAAATGTTAATGAATGATTATCCAACAGGTGCGTATCGCATAAAAATATTATTAGACCAAGATGGATCACTAGATTATGTTGTTGCAACCTTATCTGATAAAAATAAATTTACAGCAAAATTAGTACCTTTACCAGATAATGTAAATAAACCCGAATTAATAAATAAGACAACTATTAGAAAACATTTATCACATAATCATCAGACTGACCTTGTGTTGTTGTATGATTCAAATGGAAAAATATTAGAATTTGATATTGGAAATATCATGATAAAAGAAGATGAATGCTATTATACACCTCTATATAATGAAGATTTCTTGCGTGGTTGTATGAGACAATCACTTATAGATGATGGGAAATTATCGCAAAAAAATTATGATATAAATGATTTTAAAGATAAAATATTGAAAAACCAGATACAGGTTTTTCTTATAAATAGTTTGCGAGAGGTTGCCGAGGTTGAAATTTATCTATAG
- a CDS encoding chorismate-binding protein, whose product MQIQFNYRYLLDESEYESHQYQFTQCKDKLIAYHLDEVGSVIQFAEMHQHQGSYVALYLPYEAAPFFNEQMATIQIQGEYVFAAAYVFDKKEDITLTDKKEQYIPKCDFKFQLNKSQLITHIKAVQSAIIEGNTYQVNYTTRLTDDIHYPIATLYEVLQQQNHGFYSALIDTDEVQLASLSPELFFQRGPFENRKDVLLSKPMKGTIARGHSETQDQQNLHTLMNSVKDKAENVMIVDLLRNDISRIAETGTVKVYKPFHIERYNTVFQMTSMVTGTLHQETKLMHILKALFPCGSITGAPKINTMKYIKKLEQTPRNGYCGTVALLLPEGKSIFNVPIRTIQYMDNQAIYGVGAGITIDSKPDDEVQEFKDKTKILERL is encoded by the coding sequence ATGCAGATACAATTTAATTATCGCTATTTATTAGACGAATCAGAATATGAATCCCATCAATACCAATTTACGCAGTGTAAAGATAAATTAATCGCATATCATTTAGACGAAGTAGGCAGCGTTATACAATTTGCAGAAATGCATCAACACCAAGGTAGCTATGTAGCTTTGTATTTACCGTATGAAGCGGCACCTTTTTTTAATGAACAGATGGCTACAATACAAATACAGGGTGAATATGTTTTTGCAGCTGCTTATGTTTTTGACAAAAAGGAAGATATAACATTAACTGACAAAAAAGAGCAATACATACCAAAATGTGATTTTAAATTTCAATTAAATAAATCTCAATTAATTACTCATATTAAAGCAGTTCAATCCGCAATTATTGAAGGTAATACATATCAAGTGAATTATACGACACGTTTGACTGATGACATTCATTATCCGATTGCTACATTATATGAAGTGTTACAGCAGCAAAATCATGGTTTTTATTCTGCTTTAATCGATACAGATGAAGTACAGTTAGCTTCTCTTTCGCCAGAATTATTTTTCCAACGTGGTCCGTTTGAAAATCGCAAAGATGTATTATTAAGTAAGCCCATGAAAGGTACTATAGCTAGAGGACATTCAGAAACGCAAGATCAGCAAAATTTACATACGTTAATGAATTCAGTTAAAGATAAAGCGGAAAATGTCATGATTGTGGATTTGTTACGAAATGATATTAGCCGTATTGCAGAGACAGGAACTGTAAAAGTCTATAAACCATTTCATATAGAACGCTACAACACTGTGTTTCAAATGACGTCGATGGTCACAGGGACGTTACATCAAGAGACTAAACTCATGCATATCTTAAAAGCATTATTTCCGTGCGGTTCTATTACAGGAGCACCAAAAATCAATACTATGAAGTATATTAAAAAGTTAGAGCAAACCCCGAGAAATGGTTATTGTGGTACAGTTGCCTTGTTGTTGCCTGAAGGGAAGTCCATTTTCAACGTGCCTATTCGAACGATTCAATACATGGATAACCAAGCCATATACGGCGTGGGTGCAGGTATTACTATAGACTCTAAGCCTGACGATGAAGTGCAAGAATTTAAGGATAAAACAAAGATATTGGAGAGGTTATAA
- a CDS encoding anthranilate synthase component II: protein MILIIDNKDSFTYNIVDYINQSYSGAVNVVDVEEVTTEKITQMSPDAIVISPGPGSPDDYPILNEVIKVFSEQVPILGVCLGFQQITTYFGGDIIKGDKPIHGHTTQIQHDNSGIFKGLADTFYVMRYHSLIADTKTFPKILKVTATNQEGIIMACAHKTLPVFGVQYHPESILSEYGIEQIKLFIEIVEGSHADTI, encoded by the coding sequence ATGATACTAATCATTGATAATAAAGATTCATTTACATACAATATTGTAGACTATATTAATCAAAGTTATAGTGGGGCAGTTAATGTAGTAGATGTTGAAGAGGTTACTACTGAGAAGATTACGCAAATGTCTCCAGATGCTATAGTTATTTCTCCAGGACCAGGATCACCTGATGATTATCCTATATTAAATGAAGTTATAAAAGTTTTTTCAGAACAAGTTCCAATTCTAGGTGTATGTCTAGGATTTCAACAAATAACGACTTATTTTGGCGGAGATATTATAAAAGGTGATAAACCGATTCATGGTCACACAACTCAAATTCAACATGATAACAGTGGTATTTTTAAAGGTTTAGCCGATACATTTTATGTTATGCGATATCATTCTTTAATTGCTGATACTAAGACATTTCCAAAAATATTAAAAGTTACAGCAACAAATCAAGAAGGTATCATTATGGCGTGTGCACACAAAACGTTACCTGTTTTTGGTGTACAGTATCATCCTGAATCTATCCTGAGTGAATATGGTATTGAACAAATAAAATTATTTATAGAAATCGTGGAGGGTTCTCATGCAGATACAATTTAA
- the queC gene encoding 7-cyano-7-deazaguanine synthase QueC: MTQQSLNSNKAIVVFSGGQDSTTCLFWAKQHYDDVELVTFEYGQRHDTEIKVAKQIAETQNVKHHILDMSLLSQLTPNALTQHDMDIEVGEDGVPNTFVPARNLLFLSFAGALAYQTNAKHIITGVCETDFSGYPDCRDSFIKSMNVTLSLSMDKDFVIHTPLMWLDKKETWALSDELGVLDYIRYNTLTCYNGVIGEGCGECPACELRARGLDAYLKEKGAE; encoded by the coding sequence ATGACGCAACAATCTTTAAACAGTAATAAAGCCATCGTCGTTTTCAGTGGTGGACAAGATAGCACGACTTGCCTATTTTGGGCTAAACAACATTACGATGATGTAGAATTAGTGACATTTGAATATGGACAAAGGCACGATACAGAAATTAAAGTAGCAAAGCAAATTGCTGAAACACAAAATGTAAAACATCACATATTAGATATGTCCTTACTTTCTCAACTTACACCAAACGCATTAACGCAGCATGATATGGATATTGAAGTTGGCGAAGACGGCGTGCCAAATACATTTGTACCGGCCAGAAATCTTTTATTCTTATCATTTGCAGGTGCGCTTGCATATCAAACAAACGCGAAACATATTATTACTGGCGTTTGTGAAACTGATTTTTCTGGATACCCTGACTGTAGAGATAGTTTTATAAAATCAATGAATGTTACTTTATCTCTATCTATGGATAAAGATTTCGTTATACACACACCATTAATGTGGTTAGATAAAAAAGAAACTTGGGCACTAAGCGATGAACTTGGCGTACTAGACTATATTAGATACAATACGCTCACTTGCTACAATGGCGTTATCGGTGAAGGTTGTGGAGAATGCCCTGCTTGTGAATTAAGAGCACGAGGTTTAGACGCTTATCTAAAAGAAAAAGGAGCTGAATAA
- the queD gene encoding 6-carboxytetrahydropterin synthase QueD has protein sequence MFQQNYPNVQHPYSFELNKDFNFSAAHYIPSEDAGKCMRTHGHTYFVNLTIGGDTLDHNGFLVNFSDLKKLVHDQFDHHLLNDLPQFKGKSPSTEIVAQTIYEMVQTSLNERDNQPKCLQVYVRETPTSYVVYRPKESKYE, from the coding sequence GTGTTCCAACAAAATTATCCTAACGTTCAACATCCTTATAGCTTTGAACTTAATAAAGACTTCAACTTTTCTGCAGCCCACTATATTCCTAGTGAAGATGCCGGAAAATGTATGCGTACACATGGTCATACCTACTTCGTAAATTTAACAATTGGTGGCGACACATTAGATCATAATGGTTTTTTAGTGAATTTTAGCGACTTAAAAAAATTAGTTCATGACCAATTCGACCACCATTTACTCAATGATTTACCTCAATTCAAAGGCAAGAGTCCATCAACAGAAATCGTTGCACAGACTATTTATGAAATGGTGCAAACTTCATTAAATGAACGAGACAACCAGCCTAAATGTCTACAAGTTTATGTTAGAGAAACGCCAACAAGTTATGTGGTCTATAGACCAAAGGAGTCCAAATATGAGTAA
- the queE gene encoding 7-carboxy-7-deazaguanine synthase QueE, protein MSKIPVLEIFGPTIQGEGRVIGRKTMFVRTAGCDYRCSWCDSSFTWDGSAKEDIRMMTAEEIYDSLYEIAGDSFNHVTISGGNPALIKGIQDLVDLFETKNIYSALETQGSKFQPWMTQIDDLTISPKPPSSKMKPNLPILDEVIENCIPASLNLKVVIFDDQDYDFAKMIHHRYPTIPFYLQVGNPYLDGDYVESHTEKLLSLYETLVDRVMASSDMNNVYVLPQLHTLLWSNKKGV, encoded by the coding sequence ATGAGTAAAATTCCTGTTTTAGAAATTTTCGGTCCAACAATTCAAGGTGAAGGCCGAGTGATTGGACGAAAAACGATGTTTGTTCGCACAGCTGGTTGCGATTATCGTTGTAGTTGGTGTGATTCAAGCTTCACTTGGGATGGTAGTGCTAAAGAAGATATACGCATGATGACCGCTGAGGAAATATACGACTCACTTTATGAAATTGCTGGTGACTCATTTAATCACGTAACAATTTCTGGAGGTAACCCTGCTCTTATAAAAGGCATTCAGGATTTAGTCGATCTTTTTGAAACTAAAAACATTTATAGCGCATTAGAAACTCAAGGGAGTAAATTCCAACCTTGGATGACACAAATTGATGACTTAACTATTAGTCCGAAACCCCCAAGTTCAAAAATGAAACCTAATCTACCAATATTAGATGAAGTTATTGAAAATTGTATACCTGCTTCTTTAAATTTAAAAGTAGTAATTTTTGATGACCAGGATTACGATTTTGCTAAAATGATACACCATAGATACCCTACGATTCCTTTTTATTTACAAGTAGGTAATCCTTATCTAGATGGCGATTACGTTGAATCACATACTGAAAAGTTATTATCATTATATGAAACACTCGTCGATCGTGTAATGGCAAGCAGTGATATGAATAATGTTTACGTCTTACCACAGTTACACACATTGTTATGGAGTAATAAAAAAGGTGTTTAA
- a CDS encoding GlsB/YeaQ/YmgE family stress response membrane protein — MGFILMLIVGGLIGWIAGGIVGKDIPGGILGNIIAGIVGSALGSWLLGDWGWHLGGIAIFPALIGTIILVAIVSFIFGKLRKK, encoded by the coding sequence ATGGGCTTTATACTTATGTTAATAGTCGGTGGTTTAATCGGTTGGATAGCTGGTGGCATCGTAGGTAAAGATATACCAGGTGGTATTTTAGGTAATATTATCGCTGGTATTGTAGGTTCCGCACTAGGCTCTTGGTTACTTGGTGATTGGGGTTGGCATTTAGGTGGCATCGCAATATTCCCAGCACTTATTGGGACAATTATTCTAGTAGCAATTGTTTCATTTATTTTCGGTAAATTACGTAAAAAATAA
- a CDS encoding glycosyltransferase family 2 protein, translating to MQIRVIVPCYNEGEVVLKTYQRLTEILSKDSQHHQYDYDLLFVDDGSKDQTIKFIQDVATKDNHVKFISFSRNFGKESAMIAGFQNSKDCDAAIMIDADLQHPPELIPQMIAGYMDGYDQVVAKRDRKNEKPTRKFMTRLYYKMINRFVEDIKLEDGVGDFRLLSQRAVHSLTDLDEYNRFSKGLYEWIGYNTKVFTYENVEREDGESKWSFGKLLNYGIDGLISFNNKPLRAMIYLGFIVFFISLLYIGYSFAGIVFNGIETPGYFSTIAAILLLGGIQMISIGIVGEYIGRIYYEVKQRPKYIVQASNLNCSSQRVERSFEETMNERFKQDHQNYESKINESEEEKKLVKNR from the coding sequence ATGCAAATAAGAGTTATAGTGCCCTGTTATAATGAAGGTGAAGTAGTATTAAAGACTTATCAACGTTTGACTGAGATATTATCAAAAGATAGTCAACATCATCAATATGACTATGATTTACTATTTGTAGATGATGGTAGTAAAGATCAAACAATAAAATTTATTCAAGATGTAGCGACTAAGGATAATCATGTGAAATTTATTTCGTTTAGTCGCAATTTTGGAAAAGAGTCTGCGATGATTGCAGGTTTCCAAAATAGTAAAGATTGTGACGCAGCAATTATGATAGATGCTGATCTGCAACACCCGCCTGAATTAATACCCCAAATGATTGCTGGCTATATGGACGGTTATGATCAAGTTGTTGCGAAGCGTGACAGAAAGAATGAAAAACCAACTAGAAAATTCATGACAAGATTGTATTACAAAATGATTAATCGTTTTGTAGAAGATATTAAATTGGAAGATGGTGTCGGCGATTTCAGATTGCTGAGTCAACGTGCAGTGCATTCATTGACTGATTTAGATGAATACAACCGTTTTTCAAAAGGGCTATATGAATGGATTGGGTATAACACCAAAGTGTTTACTTATGAAAACGTAGAAAGAGAAGACGGAGAATCTAAATGGTCATTTGGTAAATTGTTAAATTATGGTATTGATGGCTTGATATCCTTTAATAATAAACCCTTACGTGCAATGATTTATCTTGGTTTTATTGTGTTCTTTATCAGTCTATTGTATATCGGTTATAGTTTTGCAGGAATTGTGTTTAATGGTATTGAAACACCAGGTTATTTCTCAACTATTGCTGCAATATTACTATTAGGTGGTATACAAATGATTTCAATTGGAATCGTTGGTGAATATATTGGACGCATTTATTATGAGGTCAAACAACGACCGAAATATATTGTACAAGCATCGAACTTAAATTGTTCAAGTCAACGAGTGGAACGTAGCTTTGAAGAAACTATGAATGAGCGTTTTAAACAAGATCATCAAAATTATGAAAGTAAGATAAATGAAAGTGAAGAAGAGAAAAAACTTGTTAAAAATAGATAA